The sequence CAACACATAGATCCCCTTCAGGGGCCTACTTTCTTCAGCCGGAAATTCCTGTATTACTTCTTCCTTAGCTAAGATCTGCGAATGTAAAATCGGATAACTGATTTCAAAATAAAAAGTAGATCCTTTGTCAGGTTCGCTTTTTAGTTTTAATTCTGCACCCTGTAAAGCCAATAGTTTTTTACTGATGGCCAGTCCAAGTCCGGTACCTCCAAAGTTTCTGGATGTACTATTATCCGCCTGTGTGAATTGTTCAAAAATCAATTGTTGTTTTTCTTGTGCAATACCAATTCCGGTATCCTCAATTTCAATTAGCAATCTCAATCTTAATTCATCTCTGCTGAGGACACCAATTCTTAAGGCAACATGTCCTCTTTTTGTAAACTTAATGGCATTATGTATAAGGTTTCCAATGATTTGACTTGTTCGGGTAGGATCTCCCAAAACTTTAATGTTCACATTGTTATCTAAGATTAATTTTAATTCAATTCCTTTCTCTTTTGCCAATGTACCAAATCCTGCAACCAGATTTTCAGCAATGGTTTTCAGATTCATTTCAATTGACTCAAAACCTATTTTTCCAGCTTCAATTTTATTGAAATCCAGAATATCATTAACAATCGATAATAAATTTTTGGCTGAAAAAAGCAGCACATTCAACTGTTCTTTTTGCTCTTCAGATGGTTTTTCCATGAGCATAATATTGGTCATACCCAGAATAGAATTCAAGGGAGTTCTGATTTCATGCGACATAGTACTCAAGAAATCATTCTTCGCTTTTAATCCCATTTCTGCCTGTTTTTTTGCTTCTTTTAGTGTAAAGGCAAACCGATGAGAAAGGATTAAAGACTGACAGAAGAAAAAACTGATATAGCCAAAGAACAAAACAAATCTTGGAGGCTGAATAACATTGAAATATTTTAAGTTAATCAGTATAAAAATGATTAATAAAATTCCTGTACTTAGCAGTGCGTATTTAGCACCTAACTTTTTATTAAAGTAGGCTTTGAAATAAATGTAAAAAGCATGCGCAATAACCATGAACATCACAATCAGAAAAGGATTCAATAACTGGGTAAAAACGCTCGGAGGAAAAAGTATTACAAGCAAACAAAGTATCCCAGCCATTATGGCTTCTATTCTGATTAACCATTTATTGGTTTCTTCTGGAAACAAATATTTGGTGTAAAACATAAAGAAGATCACGCTGACAAATAAACTTAGGTATTCTAGATGAACCCCAATAATCCATGGATAACTGAGAAACAAACTGTGGAGTACATAATTATCTGAGCCAACAATCCGATAACTATAAGCAATGCAGAATAAAGAGAAATACAAAATGACCCTGTCGTGTTTCCCAAAGTAAAAAAGACCAATGAAAAAGAGTCCGCCCATTAGGATGGCTCCTGCCAACAATAAATCAAAACCATCTTCTGCAGCTTTCTCTGCTGTTAACTGAGTGGTATTTCCAATAACTATGGGTTTATATGGTCCCCCTTTTGAATGTCTAAAATTGGCAACTTGTAAAACAAGAGAAATAGTATCTGAAACCGGTAGCGTTACTACCTGTTCTATCCATTTCTCAATGGTAGTCTCTTTGGTCTTCCCCGGTTTACCTGCTACCGCAAATAGATTTCCGTTTATAAATAATTCAAATGAACAATAGGTATCCGGTAGTACTATGGAGAGGTCTTTTTGTTTGTTGGGGTCCAGTAAAACTTTTAAAGTATAGGTTGCAAAACCCTTTACTGATAATTTTTGTCCATTCAGCACTTTTGTATCCCATCGTTCAGGAAAATAGGTAAAGTATTCAGGAGCGTTTTTAATTTCATTCGGCTGGAGTAGTTCATTCCAGTAAAAACCCCAGTTGCCATTTAAGGCAACAGGTTTATTCTTTATATCAACTTTTCTTAAATCAAGTACCCCATTTTGTATTGATTGCTCTTGTGCAATGGAAAACCCAACTGAAAAAAGGAACAGTATAAAGATCAGGAATCTGAAAATTGGTTTTCCAGGGATATGGAACATGGATTTTTAATTGACAATTCAATTTATGATTAAAAGTTTATATAAAAAAAGCGCCAGAGATTGCTTTCCCCGGCGCTTCATTATCAATTAGTTAAAAATTATTTCTTTCGTTCCAACAATTTAAAGAACTGATCCAATTGAGGTAAAATTACAATACGAGTTCTTCTGTTGGTGGCTCTTCCTTCTGCAGTAGTATTGTCTGTTAAAGGAACATACTGGCTTCTTCCGGCTGCTGTCATGCGCTTGGGATTCATTCCATATGATTCCTGCAGGATTCTTACTACTGTTGTTGCTCTTTTAACACTCAGGTCCCAGTTGTCAATCATTCCTCCGCCTTTAATTAAAGGAATGGAATCCGTATGACCCTCTACCATGAATTCAATTTCAGGCTGAGCATTAAGCACTTTGGCAACCTTTCCTAGAACATCTTTAGCACGGTCAGTTACATCATAGCTACCACTTTTGAATAAAAGCTTATCAGAGATATCTACATAAACCACGCCCTTGTCTACTTTGATATTGATATCCTTGTCGTCCATATTACCCAATACACCTTTTAGGTTCATCACCAATGCCATGTTTAAAGAGTCTTTTCTGGCAATGGATCCCTGTAAGTCCTGAATGTATAAGTCTTTGGCACCAATATTTTCCAGTGATCTTCTAATACTTTCCGCCTGAGCTCCTGTTACAACTGACAAATCCTTCAGTTGATTCAATACCATACTATTGGTTTGTTTTACGTAATCCAGTTGTGTATTGGTAGTACCCAATTGCGCTTCAACAGATTGTTTCTGTGTTTGTAGATTACTGATCTGATTTTTGGCTTTGTTAAATTCCTCTTCCAGGTTTCTGTATTTTCCCTGTAATTCTGCATATGCCC is a genomic window of Sediminibacterium sp. TEGAF015 containing:
- a CDS encoding ATP-binding protein, translating into MFHIPGKPIFRFLIFILFLFSVGFSIAQEQSIQNGVLDLRKVDIKNKPVALNGNWGFYWNELLQPNEIKNAPEYFTYFPERWDTKVLNGQKLSVKGFATYTLKVLLDPNKQKDLSIVLPDTYCSFELFINGNLFAVAGKPGKTKETTIEKWIEQVVTLPVSDTISLVLQVANFRHSKGGPYKPIVIGNTTQLTAEKAAEDGFDLLLAGAILMGGLFFIGLFYFGKHDRVILYFSLFCIAYSYRIVGSDNYVLHSLFLSYPWIIGVHLEYLSLFVSVIFFMFYTKYLFPEETNKWLIRIEAIMAGILCLLVILFPPSVFTQLLNPFLIVMFMVIAHAFYIYFKAYFNKKLGAKYALLSTGILLIIFILINLKYFNVIQPPRFVLFFGYISFFFCQSLILSHRFAFTLKEAKKQAEMGLKAKNDFLSTMSHEIRTPLNSILGMTNIMLMEKPSEEQKEQLNVLLFSAKNLLSIVNDILDFNKIEAGKIGFESIEMNLKTIAENLVAGFGTLAKEKGIELKLILDNNVNIKVLGDPTRTSQIIGNLIHNAIKFTKRGHVALRIGVLSRDELRLRLLIEIEDTGIGIAQEKQQLIFEQFTQADNSTSRNFGGTGLGLAISKKLLALQGAELKLKSEPDKGSTFYFEISYPILHSQILAKEEVIQEFPAEESRPLKGIYVLLVEDNEVNVLVAKTFLSKWGAAIDIAQNGQEAIDLFDEEKHTIVLMDMHMPVMDGYQATRILRERGAKTPIIALTASLPRDIEERIKNMGINDIVVKPFIPSELFKLILHYTGIHPQ
- a CDS encoding OmpA family protein; this encodes MKMKFYTLAVLASMSLFACVSPKQLRQAEARYGELNGAYAELQGKYRNLEEEFNKAKNQISNLQTQKQSVEAQLGTTNTQLDYVKQTNSMVLNQLKDLSVVTGAQAESIRRSLENIGAKDLYIQDLQGSIARKDSLNMALVMNLKGVLGNMDDKDINIKVDKGVVYVDISDKLLFKSGSYDVTDRAKDVLGKVAKVLNAQPEIEFMVEGHTDSIPLIKGGGMIDNWDLSVKRATTVVRILQESYGMNPKRMTAAGRSQYVPLTDNTTAEGRATNRRTRIVILPQLDQFFKLLERKK